From the genome of Oscillospiraceae bacterium:
AGTCAATGGAGAAGGCACTTTGCCTAAAAAACCGGTTATGCTCTCTTTTGATGACGGCTACTACAACAATTATAAATATGCTTTTCCGCTGGTCAAAAAGTATCATATGAAAATGGTCCTGTCGCCCATAGGCATTTGTACAGAGCAGTTCAGCAAAGCAGACAGCGACCACCTGACCTACTCCCATGTTACGTGGAAAGAGCTGAATGAAATGCTGCAGAGCGGCTGTGTCGAGGTGCAGAATCATACCTATAATCTGCACCAAAACCACCATGGTCGGCTTGGTGCCAGCAAGCGCCGCTCTGAAAGCGTTGCAGATTACCAAAAAATGCTGCAGGAAGATCTGACGCATAATCAGGCGTTGTTTTATGAGCATACCGGTGTCCACATGAATACCTTTGTCTATCCGTTTGGTGCGGTAAGCGAAGCGGCAGGCGATGTGATTCATGCCGTCGGATTTCGTGCAACGTTGACCTGTACAGAAAAAATGAATCACATTACACAGGACCCGGCTTGTCTGTATGAACTCGGCCGCTTTCTGCGTCCGCCAGATCTCTCCCCGGCACAGTTCTTTGCCCAAAAGATTCTCCCTGCCGAAAAAAAGACAAAATAAAAAGAATCGCTTGTTTTTTCGCATACAGCGGAAAGGACAGGCGATTCTTTTTAATATTCAACAATAGGAAAGCTTATTTTTTCTTTTTGGGTTTAAAGCTGTCTTTCAGAGAAACAGAGCGATTAAAGACCATGTGCGTTGAAGCAGAGTCTTTGTCAAAGCAGAAGTACCCTTCCCGCATAAACTGAAAAGCGGTTTTCGGATCTGCATTCTGCATAGCCGGCTCTACTTTGCATCCCTGAAGGATTGTAAGGGAATTTGGATTGATGACCTGCAGAAAGTCCTCTTCCTGTTCCGGCTCTGCTACAGTAAACAGACTGCCGTACAGCCGAACTTCTGCATCAACACAGTTGTGTGCGTCGACCCAGTGAATTGTGCCGCGCACTTTGCGGCCATCCGGTGTATCTCCGCCGCGTGTAGCTGGATCATACGCAGCAAAAACAGTTTTAATGTTTCCATTTGCATCTTTTTCGCATCCGGTGCAGCGCACAATATAGGCTGCTTTCAAGCGGACTTCATTTCCGGGAAAGAGCCGGCGGTAACCTTTGACTGGCGTCTCCAGAAAGTCGCTTGCGTCAATCCATAGTTCGTGGGAAAAACTTACTGTGTGACTTCCATCCTGCTCACGCTCAGGGTTATTCTGCATGACAAACGTTTCGGTTTTATCTTCCGGGTAATTTGTAAGGATCAGCTTAATCGGGTGTAAAACCGCCATGGTGCGCTGTGCGTTGAGATTCAGATCTTCCCGCAGGCAGTGTTCCAAAAAGTCATAGTCGACGGTTGAGTTCACTTTTGAAACACCGATGCGCTCACAGAAATTGCGGATAGATGCCGGCGTAAAGCCACGGCGGCGCAGGCCGCAGAGGGTTGGCATACGTGGATCGTCCCAGCCGGAAACATAGTTGCCCTCCACCAGTTTGCGCAGTTTGCGCTTGCTCATAACGGTGTTGTTAATGCCCAAACGGGCAAATTCAATCTGCCGCGGTTTTGCCGGCAGGTCAATGTTGTTGATGACCCATTCGTACAGGGGGCGGTGGTCCTCAAATTCTAGTGTGCACAGCGAGTGGGTGATTCCTTCAATAGCATCTTCAATCGGGTGGGCAAAGTCATACATGGGGTAGATGCACCACTTTGTGCCGGTGCGGTGGTGTGCTGTGTGATTGATGCGGTAAATGACCGGGTCACGCAGATTGAAATTGCCCGAGGCAAGGTCAATCTTTGCACGCAGGGTCATACGTCCATCGGCAAATTCGCCTTTTTTCATGCGTGCAAACAGGTCGAGGCTCTCTGCAACTGGGCGGTCACGGTAGGGACTCACCGCCGGATGAGAGAGGTCGCCGCGGTTGTCGTGCATCTGTTCTGGGGTCAGTTCACAGATGTAGGCGAGGCCTTTTTTAATCAGCTTTACCGCCAGGTCGTACATGGTGTCAAAGTAATCAGAGGCGTAATGAAAGCGGTCGCCCCAGTCAAAACCGAGCCAGTGAATGTCCTCTTTGATTGCGTCGACGTATTCGGTATCTTCTTTGGTTGGGTTTGTGTCATCCATGCGCAGATTGCACAGACCGCCGAATTTTTCTGCGGTGCCGAAATCAACGCAGATCGCTTTTGCATGTCCGATGTGCAGGTAGCCGTTTGGTTCCGGTGGAAAGCGGGTGTGCACCTGCTGACCGGCGTAGCGGCCGTTTTCCGCAATATCTTCTGTAATAAATGTATGAATGAAGTTTCCGCTGCCCGTTTCTTCAGGTGCGGGGCACTTGTCAGTCGTTTCGCTCATAAAGAGTCCTCCTGATTTTCTAAACATAATATATATAGAATAGGGACAATCATTAGCCGGCGCTTTTTACTTTTTCTAAACCGCTCTGCAGCCGGCGCAGAGATTCCTCTTTGCCAAGCAGGGAAAGAATCTCCATAGCGCCGCCGGGGGTTACTTTCTGTCCCGCAGCCGCTATGCGGACAGGCCACAGAAGTGTGCCGTTTTTCACTTCCAGTTTCTTTGCCAGGTCCAGCAGGTTTTCGTGCAGGGAGCCGACGCTCCAGTCAGAGAGCGCAGTCAAATTCGCAATAGCTGCCTGCAGCATGACCGGTGCATTTTGCAAAGTTGCCTTGCTCTTTTTATTGACAAAAAGTTCCGCATCGTACTGGGGCAGTTCACGGAAAAACTGCAGCATCTCCGGAATTTCCGGCAGCTTCAGCACACGCGGCTGCAGCATGTCTGCCAAAATGCCCCAGTCTTTTTCTGCACTGCCAAAGATTTCGCGGAAATACGGCATGGCTTTTTCAATAAAGGTTTCTTTGGGCATTTTCTTAATATATTCGCCGTTCATCCAGGTCAGCTTTTCGTAGTCAAAGACGGCAGGACTTTTGCTGATGCCGTCAATGCTGAAAGCTTCGGTGAGTTCTGGCAGGGTAAAGAGCTCCTGCGTATCTTTGGGCGCCCAACCTAGCAAAGCAATGTAGTTGATAATTGCTTCCGGCAGATAGCCCTCTTTCAGCAGGTCTTCAAATCCGGTGGAGCCGTGCCGCTTAGAAAGCTTGCTGGTTGAGCCGTCCGGGTTGCGGCCCATAATCAGCGGCAGATGCACATAGGTTGGAATCGGCCAGCCAAAGGCTTCATACAGCAGGTCATACTTTGGCGTGCTGGTCAGGTATTCGCAGCCGCGCACTACATGTGTAATGTGCATTAGGTGGTCATCTATAACATTCGCGAAGTTGTAAGTTGGGTAGCCGTCTGATTTAATTAAAATTTGGTCTTCCAATTCGCTGTTTTCAATCGTGATGATTCCAAAGACACTGTCGGTAAACGAAGTGCTGCCCTTTAAGGGCATTTTCTGCCGAATAACCCACGGCGTGCCGGATTGCAGCAGCCTTTCAGTTTCTTCCGGCGGCAGATTGCGGCAGTGACGGTCGTATCCGCCTATCCCGTTTTCATCGTGCAGAGAGGCAAGGCGTTCTTTGCTGCAGAAGCAGTAATAGGCTTTTCCTTCCTTTACCAGCTGCTGTGCGTAAGGCAGGTAGATATCTTTTCGCTGACTTTGCACATAGGGGCCGTAGGGGCCGCCGATGTCTGGGCCTTCATCATGCTGCAGGCCGACTTGCTGTAATGTATGATAAATCACATCTGTGGCGCCTTCTACAAAGCGCTCTTGGTCTGTGTCTTCAATGCGCAGGACAAAGCTGCCTCCCTGTGACTTTGCAATCAAGTACTCAAACAGGGCGGTACGCAGGTTGCCAACATGCATAAACCCCGTTGGGCTGGGTGCAAAGCGGGTCCTGACTGTCTGTTTTTCCATAAAATTTACCCCTTTTCGTTGACGTTCTTTTATTATACCGAAAAAAGGCGGCTGGTGCAATCGTTTGCCCCGGCATTTTCGCAAATAACAGATAAAGCAGAACCCTGTGCGCCAAAAGAGTTGGTCCAATATGTGGGGAATAGAAGTCAAGAAAGGATTAAATTATTAAAAATAAATATATTGTTTAAAAAATATCAAATTATAATTGATTTTT
Proteins encoded in this window:
- a CDS encoding polysaccharide deacetylase family protein, whose product is MKLVQRKLRRAAATLCAAAVILAGAGCLHAASSAVPVSAKAVQPAGISLPILMYHSMLPPSVLHGRYIVSPTLFEQDLQYLQKEGYTAVTMQDLLNAVNGEGTLPKKPVMLSFDDGYYNNYKYAFPLVKKYHMKMVLSPIGICTEQFSKADSDHLTYSHVTWKELNEMLQSGCVEVQNHTYNLHQNHHGRLGASKRRSESVADYQKMLQEDLTHNQALFYEHTGVHMNTFVYPFGAVSEAAGDVIHAVGFRATLTCTEKMNHITQDPACLYELGRFLRPPDLSPAQFFAQKILPAEKKTK
- a CDS encoding glutamine--tRNA ligase/YqeY domain fusion protein, encoding MSETTDKCPAPEETGSGNFIHTFITEDIAENGRYAGQQVHTRFPPEPNGYLHIGHAKAICVDFGTAEKFGGLCNLRMDDTNPTKEDTEYVDAIKEDIHWLGFDWGDRFHYASDYFDTMYDLAVKLIKKGLAYICELTPEQMHDNRGDLSHPAVSPYRDRPVAESLDLFARMKKGEFADGRMTLRAKIDLASGNFNLRDPVIYRINHTAHHRTGTKWCIYPMYDFAHPIEDAIEGITHSLCTLEFEDHRPLYEWVINNIDLPAKPRQIEFARLGINNTVMSKRKLRKLVEGNYVSGWDDPRMPTLCGLRRRGFTPASIRNFCERIGVSKVNSTVDYDFLEHCLREDLNLNAQRTMAVLHPIKLILTNYPEDKTETFVMQNNPEREQDGSHTVSFSHELWIDASDFLETPVKGYRRLFPGNEVRLKAAYIVRCTGCEKDANGNIKTVFAAYDPATRGGDTPDGRKVRGTIHWVDAHNCVDAEVRLYGSLFTVAEPEQEEDFLQVINPNSLTILQGCKVEPAMQNADPKTAFQFMREGYFCFDKDSASTHMVFNRSVSLKDSFKPKKKK
- the gltX gene encoding glutamate--tRNA ligase, translated to MEKQTVRTRFAPSPTGFMHVGNLRTALFEYLIAKSQGGSFVLRIEDTDQERFVEGATDVIYHTLQQVGLQHDEGPDIGGPYGPYVQSQRKDIYLPYAQQLVKEGKAYYCFCSKERLASLHDENGIGGYDRHCRNLPPEETERLLQSGTPWVIRQKMPLKGSTSFTDSVFGIITIENSELEDQILIKSDGYPTYNFANVIDDHLMHITHVVRGCEYLTSTPKYDLLYEAFGWPIPTYVHLPLIMGRNPDGSTSKLSKRHGSTGFEDLLKEGYLPEAIINYIALLGWAPKDTQELFTLPELTEAFSIDGISKSPAVFDYEKLTWMNGEYIKKMPKETFIEKAMPYFREIFGSAEKDWGILADMLQPRVLKLPEIPEMLQFFRELPQYDAELFVNKKSKATLQNAPVMLQAAIANLTALSDWSVGSLHENLLDLAKKLEVKNGTLLWPVRIAAAGQKVTPGGAMEILSLLGKEESLRRLQSGLEKVKSAG